A genomic stretch from Aerococcaceae bacterium zg-1292 includes:
- a CDS encoding divalent metal cation transporter — protein sequence MEKKKKNTSTLIGAAFIMATSAIGPGFLTQSAKFTSDLQGSFGFVILSTIVLAIIVQLNVWRVLGVSGLRGQDIGNRLLPGLGHFVAFLVVLGGLVFNIGNVGGAALGFNTLLGIPTILGYFLAGGIAILVFLLKNAIHVMDNLTKVLGGLMIIVIFIVILIVQPPMGMAIRETVLPSAPTTRLFPAILTLLGGTVGGYITFAGAHRLIDAGITKKENLSQITQSSLMGIGIASIVRLFLFLAILGVVVKGVTLDVSNPAADAFRQGGGTLGYRFFGLVLLSAAISSIIGAAYTSVSFLKTISHPVAIYEKWVIISFIAISTVVMALLGNPASLLVIAGSLNGLILPITLSICLVASQRSDIMGDDYHHPTWLLAAGIIVVLLTAYIGIQSLGNLTQLFQ from the coding sequence ATGGAAAAAAAGAAAAAGAATACAAGCACTTTAATCGGTGCAGCCTTTATTATGGCAACTTCAGCGATTGGCCCTGGTTTTCTCACGCAAAGCGCCAAGTTCACGAGCGATTTACAAGGTAGTTTTGGCTTTGTTATTTTATCTACCATTGTGTTAGCAATTATTGTGCAATTAAACGTTTGGCGCGTGCTTGGTGTGAGCGGTTTGCGTGGGCAAGATATAGGTAATCGACTTTTGCCCGGTTTAGGGCATTTTGTCGCTTTTTTAGTCGTATTAGGTGGGCTGGTCTTTAATATTGGAAATGTTGGTGGCGCCGCTCTGGGTTTCAATACTTTACTAGGGATTCCAACCATATTAGGATATTTCTTAGCTGGTGGGATAGCGATACTCGTGTTTCTCTTAAAAAATGCCATACATGTTATGGATAACCTTACAAAAGTATTAGGCGGTTTAATGATTATCGTTATTTTTATCGTTATTTTAATTGTACAACCCCCGATGGGGATGGCGATAAGAGAAACAGTTTTACCAAGTGCCCCAACAACGCGCTTATTTCCAGCGATTTTAACTCTTTTAGGTGGCACAGTTGGTGGCTATATTACATTTGCAGGTGCGCATCGTTTGATTGATGCAGGCATTACGAAAAAAGAAAATCTATCACAGATTACACAAAGTTCTTTGATGGGGATTGGCATTGCCTCCATCGTACGACTCTTCTTATTTTTAGCGATTCTAGGGGTTGTTGTAAAAGGGGTCACTTTAGATGTCTCAAATCCTGCGGCGGATGCTTTTCGACAAGGGGGCGGCACATTGGGGTACCGATTTTTTGGTTTAGTGCTATTATCAGCGGCTATTTCGTCCATTATCGGCGCAGCATACACGTCCGTTTCTTTTTTAAAGACGATTAGTCATCCCGTTGCTATTTATGAAAAATGGGTCATCATCAGTTTTATTGCTATTTCGACGGTTGTGATGGCATTACTAGGGAATCCAGCGTCATTATTAGTGATTGCTGGCTCACTCAATGGATTAATTTTGCCAATAACATTGAGCATTTGTTTGGTAGCATCACAACGCAGTGACATTATGGGGGACGATTATCATCACCCGACCTGGTTATTAGCTGCTGGAATCATTGTTGTATTGCTGACAGCGTATATTGGCATTCAATCACTAGGCAATCTAACCCAGTTATTTCAATAA
- the pxpB gene encoding 5-oxoprolinase subunit PxpB, translating into MENVTIQTQGDAAILISWEETINPEINRRITAFVQLIKEQRIEGVIDLIPAFCSVLVHYDPRVIRYQSLVKKVETLLKVELSNTKCVKRIYQIPVCYGGEYGPDLVFVAENAKLSIDEVISLHTQPDYLIYMLGFLPGFSYLGGFDERLHTPRLANPRLAIPAGSVGIGGSQTGIYPLTSPGGWQLIGRTPIKTYDSTQRVPILFEAGNYIRFVPISKEEFVRIEQAVADGMYEYQVIEEEA; encoded by the coding sequence ATGGAAAATGTAACAATTCAAACACAAGGAGACGCGGCGATTTTAATTTCTTGGGAAGAGACGATTAATCCTGAAATTAATCGTCGGATTACAGCCTTTGTTCAATTAATAAAAGAGCAGCGTATTGAAGGTGTCATTGACCTAATTCCTGCTTTTTGCTCGGTTTTAGTGCACTATGACCCACGGGTTATTCGTTATCAATCACTCGTAAAAAAAGTTGAAACGCTTCTTAAGGTAGAATTATCAAATACCAAGTGCGTCAAACGTATTTATCAAATCCCAGTTTGTTATGGAGGGGAGTATGGACCGGATTTAGTATTTGTTGCCGAAAATGCTAAATTGAGTATCGATGAAGTGATTTCATTACATACACAACCGGATTATTTAATTTATATGCTCGGTTTTTTACCTGGATTTTCATATTTAGGTGGATTTGATGAACGACTTCATACACCACGTCTAGCTAATCCACGTTTGGCTATTCCAGCAGGTAGTGTTGGTATCGGCGGTTCGCAAACAGGTATTTATCCACTGACCTCACCTGGTGGTTGGCAATTAATTGGGCGAACTCCCATTAAAACGTATGATTCGACACAAAGAGTGCCCATTTTATTTGAGGCTGGAAATTATATTCGATTCGTACCGATTTCAAAAGAGGAGTTTGTGCGGATTGAACAAGCAGTTGCTGATGGGATGTATGAATATCAAGTGATTGAAGAGGAGGCTTAA
- a CDS encoding ATP-binding protein translates to MKIVNRIKYLEKIAPFVNKPIIKVLTGMRRTGKSTLLDLIKMNLLDAAENNSLHLNFESLDLFSVKTAEALVDYLMPTLAANPNIRYLFFDEIQLVEDWEQVINALRLKEVYDIYITGSNSSLLSGDLATLLAGRYVQFEIQPFSFAEFCQLFESKNEDLETMFRSYIQFGGMPFLHYFDLEPAPSYKYLSDVYNTVVVKDVLEYNKIRDVEVFNRIIRYCIENIGRVFSANNIKNYLKNEKMNVSVDTVLSYLEYCQRAFIMKKVPRYNVQGKQIMKVDEKYYLTDHGFRQAVGFSNQAAIERVLENIVYQELVSRGYDVSLGKVGDKEIDFVAKKHNQIEYYQVSYLMSDEATRKREFGVYHEVQDNFPKFVLSMDKVDFSQDGIRHINMLDFLMGE, encoded by the coding sequence ATGAAAATAGTAAATCGTATAAAATATTTAGAAAAAATCGCACCTTTTGTTAATAAACCTATTATAAAAGTATTAACAGGTATGCGTCGAACCGGTAAATCGACCTTACTGGATTTGATAAAAATGAATTTACTAGATGCTGCAGAAAATAATAGTTTGCATTTGAATTTTGAGTCTTTGGACTTATTTTCAGTAAAAACAGCGGAAGCATTAGTTGATTACTTGATGCCAACATTAGCAGCCAACCCGAATATTCGCTATTTATTTTTCGATGAAATCCAATTGGTAGAAGACTGGGAACAAGTCATCAATGCATTGCGGTTAAAAGAAGTTTATGATATTTACATTACTGGATCCAATTCAAGCTTGTTATCAGGGGATTTGGCAACGTTATTGGCAGGACGATATGTGCAATTTGAAATACAACCATTTTCTTTTGCAGAATTTTGTCAGTTGTTTGAATCAAAGAATGAAGATTTAGAGACAATGTTTCGTTCATATATTCAGTTTGGTGGAATGCCATTTTTACATTATTTTGATTTAGAACCTGCACCGTCTTACAAATACTTATCTGATGTTTATAATACCGTTGTTGTAAAAGATGTGTTAGAATACAATAAAATCCGTGATGTAGAAGTATTTAATCGAATAATTCGCTATTGCATTGAAAATATTGGACGTGTGTTTTCAGCAAATAATATCAAAAATTATTTAAAAAATGAGAAAATGAATGTGTCAGTAGATACAGTATTAAGCTATTTAGAATATTGTCAGCGCGCATTTATTATGAAAAAGGTGCCTCGTTATAATGTGCAAGGTAAGCAAATCATGAAAGTTGATGAAAAATATTATCTCACTGACCATGGTTTTCGCCAAGCGGTCGGTTTTTCGAATCAAGCAGCAATTGAACGAGTACTAGAAAATATTGTGTATCAAGAATTGGTTTCAAGAGGATACGATGTGTCGCTTGGTAAAGTTGGTGACAAGGAAATAGATTTTGTTGCAAAAAAACATAACCAAATTGAGTATTATCAAGTCAGTTACTTGATGTCGGATGAAGCAACGCGTAAACGCGAGTTTGGAGTTTATCACGAAGTTCAGGATAATTTTCCAAAATTTGTCTTGTCAATGGATAAGGTAGACTTTTCGCAAGATGGAATTCGTCATATCAATATGTTGGACTTTTTGATGGGCGAGTAG
- a CDS encoding IS1634 family transposase: protein MSQVIYTHKNGTKYVYESTSYYDKEKKQARPKRKLIGKIDPVTGAIVPTQPRGRKPKHVEKNDEKKTGGVRSIKSYGATYLLTELAKKMGVLSDLKEIFPDSYLELLTLMQYLILEPGNSIREFDQWQTKVETELTKDLSSKRVSELFATISEDDKQRFFHAQQQRYINEEYWVFDTTSISTYSDIDYAKYGYNKEDDKLKQVNLGLVVGETSRIPVMYRLLPGNIVDSKTIETLLSLLDEFPQKMKKLVLDRGFYKERNIQMLCEEGVEFVAGGKRGVKYIDEVIERLLPEIKEIEHYSTKEKLYIGSEKISHFRASETSHYPVTVHVYHDEFQQYQQKTKLMEDLDELLTLLNEDEKSRKEIESNNRGLMTYVTLNPEDNRYSLNTEVIKKRIATMGTFVLLSNSNQSSQECLRIYRDKDIVEKKFQTLKNDLEMRRLRTHGQETTEGKMFVQYLTVVVESYLREQMRGTKLDEKYTLKDLLEEIKSVYTYIDGGGNYTLAEVTNKQAKIFERLGILHPSFSIR, encoded by the coding sequence ATGTCACAAGTTATCTACACACATAAAAATGGAACTAAGTATGTTTATGAATCAACCTCATATTATGATAAAGAAAAGAAACAAGCGCGACCAAAGCGTAAGTTGATTGGAAAAATTGACCCAGTAACGGGTGCGATTGTTCCAACTCAACCAAGAGGGAGAAAACCTAAACATGTTGAAAAGAATGACGAGAAAAAAACAGGTGGCGTCCGTTCAATTAAGTCTTACGGAGCAACTTATTTATTGACGGAATTAGCGAAAAAAATGGGTGTATTGAGTGATTTAAAAGAAATCTTTCCAGACAGCTATCTCGAGTTATTAACGCTTATGCAATATTTGATTCTAGAACCAGGGAATTCCATTAGAGAATTCGACCAGTGGCAAACAAAAGTAGAAACAGAGTTAACCAAAGACCTTAGTTCAAAGCGTGTCAGTGAACTATTCGCTACAATCAGTGAAGATGATAAGCAACGGTTCTTTCATGCGCAACAACAACGATATATAAATGAAGAATATTGGGTATTTGATACAACATCCATTTCGACATATTCAGATATAGATTATGCAAAATACGGTTATAACAAAGAAGATGATAAATTAAAGCAAGTGAATTTAGGACTAGTTGTAGGGGAAACAAGCCGGATACCAGTAATGTATCGCCTGCTTCCAGGGAATATTGTCGACTCTAAAACCATTGAGACATTATTAAGTTTATTGGATGAGTTTCCACAGAAAATGAAAAAATTGGTATTAGACAGAGGGTTTTATAAAGAACGAAATATCCAAATGTTGTGTGAAGAAGGTGTTGAATTTGTAGCAGGTGGAAAGCGTGGAGTGAAATATATTGATGAAGTGATTGAACGATTACTGCCAGAAATAAAAGAAATTGAACATTATTCAACGAAAGAAAAACTCTATATTGGTTCAGAGAAAATTAGTCATTTTAGAGCTTCCGAAACGAGTCATTATCCAGTAACTGTGCATGTTTATCATGATGAATTTCAACAATACCAGCAAAAAACAAAATTGATGGAGGACTTAGATGAATTATTAACTTTATTGAATGAAGATGAAAAAAGTAGAAAAGAAATCGAAAGTAATAATCGAGGATTGATGACGTATGTGACTTTAAATCCAGAGGATAACCGGTATTCTTTAAATACAGAAGTAATCAAAAAACGCATTGCGACAATGGGCACATTTGTACTATTATCCAACAGTAATCAAAGTTCACAAGAATGTTTACGGATATATCGAGACAAGGATATAGTTGAGAAGAAGTTTCAAACATTAAAGAATGATTTAGAGATGAGACGGTTGAGAACTCATGGGCAAGAGACGACAGAGGGGAAAATGTTTGTACAGTATTTAACGGTAGTCGTAGAGTCTTACCTGAGAGAGCAGATGCGGGGAACAAAATTAGATGAAAAATACACTCTTAAAGACTTACTGGAAGAAATTAAGAGCGTGTATACATATATCGATGGTGGTGGAAACTACACGCTGGCAGAGGTAACGAATAAACAAGCAAAGATTTTTGAACGCCTAGGTATTTTGCATCCTTCTTTCAGTATCCGTTAG
- a CDS encoding DUF3427 domain-containing protein, protein MTATPERTDDFNIYELFNYNIAYEIRLQAALNEEMLCPFMYYGVKDVYFNGELINEKAHFSKLIDDIRVRHIIDKIDYYSVTGVKTKGLIFCSNKREAHELSLLLNEKGKKTVALTGEDSQDYRQKTIQCLENGEIEYILTIDIFNEGIDIPSINQVIMLRNTESSIIFIQQLGRGLRKHPSKEFVTVIDFIGNYSNNYLIPIALFGDNSLNKDNYRRKLTNRNQIAGISTINFEEIACQQIFNSIKNTTLSSMANLKEKYFELKNRLGRTPYLTDYIEQDQLDPVVFFERSFKNYSEVIAKFNKTKNSFSIREQQILNFLSIELLNGKRIDELLLLKLLVEHNSVSLNSFTEMLLEYGIKPTNNRIQSIIRVLSLEFFQEATKKRYGNSLVVLKNKTFTWHPALKEFFKSDEFVHLIKDTITAGLIRSKKYNLNSLTIGEKYSRKDVCRLLYWNSDESSTMYGYKIKHQTCPIFVTYHKDNSISETTQYQDSFINESVFHWFTRSRRTLKSHEVQNIINSATLGIALHLFVKKEDGEGTDFYYLGPVSYQKGSAIETKMPKTEEDVVTMNLSLAEKTPYSLYQYLLSN, encoded by the coding sequence ATGACTGCAACTCCAGAAAGAACAGACGATTTTAATATTTATGAATTGTTCAATTATAATATAGCTTATGAAATCAGACTGCAAGCTGCGCTAAATGAAGAGATGTTATGTCCGTTCATGTACTATGGTGTGAAAGATGTCTATTTCAATGGAGAATTAATTAATGAAAAAGCACATTTTTCAAAATTAATCGATGACATACGCGTGAGACATATTATTGATAAAATCGATTATTATTCAGTAACAGGTGTAAAAACAAAAGGACTTATTTTTTGCTCGAATAAAAGAGAAGCTCATGAACTTTCTCTGCTATTAAATGAAAAAGGGAAAAAAACTGTGGCATTAACTGGAGAGGATTCTCAAGATTATCGACAAAAAACTATACAATGCCTAGAAAATGGTGAAATTGAATATATTTTAACTATTGATATATTTAATGAAGGTATTGATATTCCGAGTATTAATCAAGTTATTATGTTGAGAAATACAGAATCCAGTATTATATTTATTCAGCAATTAGGCCGTGGTTTAAGGAAACATCCAAGTAAAGAATTTGTTACAGTGATTGATTTCATTGGAAATTATTCTAATAATTATTTGATACCTATTGCTTTATTCGGCGACAATTCTTTGAATAAAGACAATTACCGTAGAAAATTAACTAATAGAAATCAAATTGCTGGTATTAGTACGATCAATTTTGAAGAAATAGCTTGTCAACAAATTTTTAACTCAATCAAAAACACCACATTATCTAGTATGGCAAATTTAAAAGAAAAATATTTTGAACTAAAAAACAGGCTCGGTCGTACACCTTACTTAACTGACTATATCGAACAGGATCAATTAGATCCGGTGGTTTTTTTTGAAAGATCTTTTAAGAATTATTCAGAGGTAATAGCAAAATTTAATAAAACAAAAAACTCATTCTCTATTCGAGAACAACAAATTTTAAATTTTCTTTCTATTGAACTATTAAATGGAAAAAGAATAGACGAATTATTATTACTAAAACTATTAGTTGAACATAACTCAGTTTCTCTCAACTCTTTTACAGAAATGTTATTAGAATACGGAATAAAACCAACCAATAATAGAATTCAATCAATAATACGCGTATTATCGTTAGAATTTTTCCAAGAAGCCACAAAAAAAAGATACGGTAATTCCCTTGTTGTTTTAAAAAACAAAACATTTACATGGCATCCAGCTTTAAAAGAATTTTTTAAATCCGATGAATTTGTACACCTTATCAAAGATACTATTACCGCTGGACTAATCAGGTCAAAAAAATATAATTTAAATTCTTTGACAATTGGTGAAAAATATTCACGTAAAGATGTTTGTAGACTCTTGTACTGGAATAGCGATGAAAGTTCTACCATGTATGGATATAAAATTAAACACCAAACTTGTCCAATTTTTGTAACTTATCATAAAGATAATTCAATTAGCGAAACTACACAATATCAAGATAGCTTTATTAATGAAAGTGTGTTTCACTGGTTTACTCGCAGTCGACGTACATTAAAATCCCATGAAGTACAAAATATTATCAATAGTGCCACATTAGGAATTGCGCTACATCTTTTTGTAAAAAAAGAAGATGGAGAAGGAACGGATTTTTATTATTTAGGCCCTGTTTCATATCAAAAAGGATCAGCTATAGAGACCAAGATGCCAAAAACAGAAGAGGATGTTGTAACTATGAACTTGTCATTGGCTGAAAAAACTCCATATTCATTGTATCAATATTTACTTTCCAATTAA
- a CDS encoding (deoxy)nucleoside triphosphate pyrophosphohydrolase: MMKKNIKVVAAAIIKDGKLLAVQRSDSMTLPGMWEFPGGKIEAEETHQDALKREIKEELELDIEVLGYINTASYEYEFGIVEMSTYRAKMLSDNFSLNEHSQFKWLATDQVMDVEWAPVDIPAATMLLNNL, from the coding sequence ATTATGAAAAAAAATATTAAAGTTGTAGCTGCAGCTATTATAAAAGACGGTAAATTATTAGCTGTTCAACGTAGTGATTCAATGACATTACCTGGAATGTGGGAATTTCCTGGGGGAAAGATTGAAGCTGAAGAAACTCATCAAGATGCTTTAAAAAGAGAAATAAAAGAAGAACTTGAGTTGGATATTGAAGTATTAGGTTATATTAATACAGCAAGTTACGAATATGAATTTGGAATTGTAGAGATGTCGACGTATCGAGCAAAAATGTTATCTGATAATTTTTCATTAAATGAACATTCACAATTTAAGTGGCTAGCAACGGATCAAGTTATGGATGTGGAGTGGGCACCAGTAGATATACCTGCTGCTACAATGTTATTGAATAACTTATAG
- the accB gene encoding acetyl-CoA carboxylase biotin carboxyl carrier protein — protein MDLEKIKALIEIVEASSLLEFSMEDGDVKIAMSRKGEAGAPVGFTKESDATVMDDFEVEDIDDELYITSPIVGTFYSASGPDIPAYVRAGDAVKKGETVCIIEAMKLMNELQCPYDCEIEAVLVSNEQKVEYGQPLFRVKKR, from the coding sequence ATGGATTTAGAAAAAATTAAAGCATTAATAGAAATCGTGGAAGCCTCGTCTTTATTAGAATTTTCAATGGAAGATGGAGATGTAAAAATCGCGATGAGCCGTAAAGGAGAAGCAGGGGCACCAGTAGGATTCACGAAGGAGAGTGATGCTACGGTAATGGATGATTTTGAAGTGGAAGATATCGATGATGAATTATACATTACTTCGCCCATTGTGGGTACATTTTATTCGGCTTCTGGACCAGATATTCCTGCTTACGTGCGCGCCGGTGATGCAGTAAAAAAAGGCGAGACCGTTTGTATTATTGAAGCGATGAAATTAATGAATGAATTACAATGCCCCTATGACTGTGAAATTGAAGCTGTTTTGGTGAGTAATGAGCAAAAGGTTGAGTATGGTCAACCGCTATTTCGAGTGAAAAAACGATGA
- a CDS encoding DEAD/DEAH box helicase family protein has protein sequence MDRVLQPHFKEQLKNSVFHGFIDSKEFFSGVYAPKLILNKPDEGQYVLTSIQDELNKCLSFSFSVAFISQAGIAMLKTQLSDLYDKNVKGKILISPYLGFNDPNAMRELLKLKNVEVRITKKEKNMHSKCYIFNHGLEQVAIIGSSNLTHTALKVNHEWNIKLTSSQHGDFLNQTQVEFSSLWEDSLVLNEELIKNYSDFRTKTITIKQTDLILESSATYGTTIQPNAMQKKALEGIREKRNKGAKRALIISATGTGKTYLSAFDVKEFQPKKFLFIVHREQILRKAKSDYKKILNFSENEAIIYKSGDTITNAKYIFTTIQTLSKDNNLHTTQTPVPLYLANGY, from the coding sequence ATGGATCGCGTTCTACAGCCGCATTTCAAAGAACAACTAAAAAATTCTGTTTTCCATGGATTTATTGATTCTAAAGAGTTTTTTTCTGGAGTCTATGCACCAAAATTAATTCTTAATAAACCCGATGAAGGACAGTATGTCTTAACTTCAATACAAGATGAATTGAACAAATGCTTATCATTCAGCTTTTCTGTAGCTTTTATATCTCAAGCTGGCATCGCCATGTTAAAAACTCAATTATCTGACTTATATGATAAAAATGTAAAAGGGAAAATATTAATTTCTCCATATCTAGGTTTTAATGACCCAAATGCAATGAGAGAGTTACTAAAATTAAAAAATGTAGAAGTTAGAATTACTAAGAAAGAAAAAAATATGCATTCTAAATGCTATATTTTTAATCATGGTTTAGAACAAGTGGCAATTATTGGAAGCTCAAATTTAACTCACACAGCATTAAAAGTTAATCATGAATGGAATATCAAATTAACTTCTTCTCAACACGGCGATTTTTTAAATCAAACTCAGGTTGAATTTAGTTCCCTATGGGAAGATTCTCTTGTTTTAAATGAAGAACTCATCAAAAATTATTCGGACTTTAGAACCAAAACTATTACAATTAAACAAACTGATTTAATTTTAGAATCATCCGCGACATATGGTACTACAATACAGCCAAATGCAATGCAAAAAAAAGCATTAGAAGGAATTCGCGAAAAAAGGAATAAGGGAGCAAAGCGCGCACTAATTATTAGCGCAACCGGTACTGGAAAAACATATCTATCAGCATTTGATGTGAAAGAGTTCCAACCAAAAAAATTTCTCTTTATTGTACATAGAGAACAAATATTACGGAAAGCCAAGTCAGACTATAAAAAAATTCTAAATTTTTCAGAAAATGAAGCCATCATTTATAAATCTGGAGATACCATTACTAATGCTAAATATATCTTTACAACCATCCAAACTCTTTCAAAAGATAATAATTTACATACAACCCAAACTCCCGTACCATTATACCTAGCTAACGGATACTGA
- a CDS encoding biotin-dependent carboxyltransferase family protein codes for MGIRILKPGLYTTVQDLGRVGYQSQGFGVSGVMDVRSFKIANLLIDNPENEAVLEFTLTGPTLEFTAETIIAITGGDFQPLINDEPAAMYTAIYMHKGDVLSFQGARTGTRGYIAFSSYLSIPVVMGSRSTNTKCEIGGFKGRRLKEDDFIGFRIKRRYLPYFLSRTLDMDEFNQEEAVIRVVMGPQDNYFTREGRQTFLSEEYIVTSDADRMGFRLEGPYIAHKETADIISEGIAFGAIQVPAHGKPIVLLADRQTTGGYTKIATIASVDIPKLVQRKTDHKVRFVAITIEQAQKLLLDEQKEFNRMRERIHQPSKEVLDVRQVAKRVATLFNPQVK; via the coding sequence ATGGGTATTCGAATTTTAAAGCCTGGATTGTATACAACTGTACAAGATTTAGGACGTGTCGGTTATCAAAGTCAAGGTTTTGGTGTATCAGGTGTCATGGATGTTCGCTCGTTTAAAATTGCAAATTTATTGATTGATAATCCTGAAAATGAAGCAGTATTAGAATTTACCTTAACAGGCCCAACGTTGGAATTTACCGCTGAGACGATTATTGCGATTACTGGTGGTGATTTCCAACCTTTAATAAATGATGAGCCAGCTGCGATGTACACGGCCATCTATATGCATAAAGGGGACGTATTGTCTTTTCAAGGAGCACGAACTGGTACACGCGGTTATATTGCCTTTTCAAGTTATTTAAGTATTCCAGTAGTGATGGGCAGTCGTTCGACCAATACAAAATGTGAAATTGGCGGCTTTAAGGGGCGGCGTCTAAAAGAAGACGATTTTATTGGTTTTCGTATTAAGCGTCGTTATTTGCCGTATTTCTTATCACGGACATTGGATATGGATGAGTTTAACCAAGAAGAAGCAGTGATTCGCGTTGTCATGGGCCCCCAAGACAACTATTTTACAAGAGAAGGTCGTCAAACTTTTCTATCAGAAGAATATATAGTTACAAGTGATGCTGACCGCATGGGCTTCCGGCTCGAAGGACCCTATATCGCGCACAAAGAAACGGCAGATATTATATCGGAAGGCATTGCCTTTGGTGCGATTCAAGTACCAGCGCATGGCAAACCGATTGTATTGTTAGCCGACCGGCAAACGACGGGAGGCTATACAAAAATTGCGACCATTGCATCGGTGGATATTCCAAAATTAGTTCAACGTAAAACAGATCATAAAGTACGCTTTGTGGCCATTACGATTGAGCAAGCGCAAAAACTTTTACTTGATGAGCAAAAAGAATTTAATCGTATGCGTGAACGCATTCATCAGCCGAGTAAAGAAGTGTTAGATGTGCGTCAAGTAGCCAAACGTGTTGCGACATTATTTAATCCGCAAGTAAAATAG